The sequence GCTCTTCCCAGCGCACAGGGGATGCGAAAGGCCACATCCCGAAGAGTTATCGTCACCCGAGACCGGTGCTGCTGCCGAGCGGCTCCCCATGGCAGTCGAATCGACATCGAATACACCAGAACGCTGGGCCGCCGAGGACCCTATAGGGATGCCCGTGGGGTAGTCGCCGACGAACAACGTCATCGATTCGAGCACCGTACGCTCACGATCGAACGCCGCGCGTGTCGCCTTCTGCAATTTTCTGCACCGTTTGGGCATGGCCGGCCTGAGGTCGTGATTGGCTGTGTTCGCAGGTGCGTGCTCGACACGCGTCGGCGGAGTGACAAACAGCGCTGGGATCGTGGTCCGAACTGTGCTCGGCTGCGACGCTCCTGGCAGATCAGGAGTCCGTCGGTCGCGGCCGAAATGCCCCTGCTGGACGCGAGCCGCATCGACTCCTTCACCCTGAACGGAGCGTGAGATGGATTCCTGGCATTACTTATTCGTCTTGGCGGCCTGCTTGATCGTGACCGCTCCCCTGGAGTGGGGGGCACGGATCTATCGGCAGCCGGCCCGCGTCGTCCGAGCTGTCGCACCGGTGGCTGTCATCTTCCTGGCCTGGGATGTGCTGGCCGTTACTGCCGGGGTCTGGAGCTTCAATCCCCGCTACGTCACTGGGGTGGAACTACCGGGACACCTCCCGGTCGAGGAAGTCTTGTTCTTCGTCGTGGTTCCGTTGTGTGGGCTGCTCACCTACGGCGCTGTCGAATTCCTGTTGGATCGGGTACCGCAGGGTCGACGGCGAGCCGGGCGGCAACCGTCATGACCGGTCTCGGGTACACCCTGCCTGCAGCG comes from Rhodococcus sp. B50 and encodes:
- a CDS encoding lycopene cyclase domain-containing protein; this encodes MDSWHYLFVLAACLIVTAPLEWGARIYRQPARVVRAVAPVAVIFLAWDVLAVTAGVWSFNPRYVTGVELPGHLPVEEVLFFVVVPLCGLLTYGAVEFLLDRVPQGRRRAGRQPS